The Salmo trutta chromosome 6, fSalTru1.1, whole genome shotgun sequence genome has a window encoding:
- the tfap2a gene encoding transcription factor AP-2-alpha isoform X4: MMSIMGKMGDWQDRHDGTSNGTARLPQLGGVGQSPYSAPPLSHTPNSDFQPPYFPPPYQPIYPQSQDPYSHVNDPYSLNSLHAQPQPQHPGWPGQRQSQESSLLHQHRGLPHQLCREYRREVLLPSGHGIDTGLSDSIPIHGIPHSLEDVQVIQHYLHVEDQGIHIPDQTVIKKGPVSLSKNNNVSAIPINKDGLFGGVVNPNEVFCSVPGRLSLLSSTSKYKVTVAEVQRRLSPPECLNASLLGGVLRRAKSKNGGRSLREKLDKIGLNLPAGRRKAANVTLLTSLVEGEAVHLARDFGYVCETEFPAKAVAEYTNRQHSDPNEQVQRKNMLLATKQICKEFTDLLSQDRTPLGNSRPQPILEPGIQSCLTHFSLISHGFGTPAMCAALTALQNYLTEAIKAMDKMYLNNNSHSDSGTKGGDKDEKHRK, translated from the exons GATCGTCACGACGGTACCAGCAATGGGACAGCCAGGCTACCTCAGCTGGGAGGCGTGGGCCAGTCTCCATATAGCGCCCCTCCACTCTCCCATACCCCAAACTCCGACTTCCAGCCACCGTACTTTCCTCCGCCCTACCAGCCAATCTACCCCCAGTCTCAGGACCCATACTCGCACGTCAACGACCCCTACTCCCTCAACTCCCTGCACGCTCAGCCGCAGCCACAACACCCTGGCTGGCCGGGCCAGAGGCAAAGTCAGGAGAGCAGTTTGCTGCACCAGCACCGTGGCTTGCCCCATCAGCTCTGTAGGGAGTACCGTAGAGAAGTGCTCCTGCCGTCGGGCCACGGAATCGATACGGGACTCTCAGATTCTATCCCAATCCATGGAATACCTCACTCTTTAGAAGATGTTCAGGTAATTCAGCATTATTTg CATGTTGAGGATCAAGGAATTCACATCCCAGATCAGACTGTAATTAAAAAAG GTCCAGTTTCTTTATCCAAGAACAACAACGTCTCCGCCATTCCGATAAATAAGGACGGTCTTTTTGGCGGTGTAGTAAACCCCAACGAGGTGTTCTGCTCTGTTCCGGGTCGCCTGTCTCTGCTCAGCTCCACATCAAAATACAAGGTCACGGTGGCGGAAGTGCAGAGACGCCTTTCGCCGCCTGAGTGCCTCAACGCGTCACTGCTGGGCGGGGTGCTGAGAAG GGCCAAGTCTAAGAATGGCGGAAGGTCCCTCAGAGAGAAATTGGATAAAATCGGATTAAATCTACCTGCTGGTAGACGCAAAGCCGCAAACGTTACCCTGCTGACGTCACTAGTCGAAG GCGAAGCCGTGCATCTTGCCAGAGATTTTGGTTACGTATGCGAGACTGAGTTTCCAGCCAAGGCAGTAGCTGAATATACAAACCGTCAGCACTCCGACCCAAACGAACAAGTCCAGAGGAAAAACATGTTATTGGCAACAAA GCAAATCTGCAAAGAATTCACAGACCTGCTTTCCCAGGACCGTACGCCCTTGGGGAATTCTCGACCACAACCTATTCTTGAGCCAGGGATTCAGAGTTGCTTGACCCATTTCAGTCTCATTTCTCACGGATTCGGGACCCCAGCCATGTGCGCGGCCCTCACCGCTCTCCAGAACTATCTGACCGAGGCGATTAAAGCCATGGACAAAATGTACCTGAACAACAACAGTCACTCAGACAGCGGCACTAAAGGCGGAGACAAAGACGAGAAGCACAGAAAGTGA
- the tfap2a gene encoding transcription factor AP-2-alpha isoform X5 has protein sequence MKMLWKLTDNIKYEDCEDRHDGTSNGTARLPQLGGVGQSPYSAPPLSHTPNSDFQPPYFPPPYQPIYPQSQDPYSHVNDPYSLNSLHAQPQPQHPGWPGQRQSQESSLLHQHRGLPHQLCREYRREVLLPSGHGIDTGLSDSIPIHGIPHSLEDVQHVEDQGIHIPDQTVIKKGPVSLSKNNNVSAIPINKDGLFGGVVNPNEVFCSVPGRLSLLSSTSKYKVTVAEVQRRLSPPECLNASLLGGVLRRAKSKNGGRSLREKLDKIGLNLPAGRRKAANVTLLTSLVEGEAVHLARDFGYVCETEFPAKAVAEYTNRQHSDPNEQVQRKNMLLATKQICKEFTDLLSQDRTPLGNSRPQPILEPGIQSCLTHFSLISHGFGTPAMCAALTALQNYLTEAIKAMDKMYLNNNSHSDSGTKGGDKDEKHRK, from the exons GATCGTCACGACGGTACCAGCAATGGGACAGCCAGGCTACCTCAGCTGGGAGGCGTGGGCCAGTCTCCATATAGCGCCCCTCCACTCTCCCATACCCCAAACTCCGACTTCCAGCCACCGTACTTTCCTCCGCCCTACCAGCCAATCTACCCCCAGTCTCAGGACCCATACTCGCACGTCAACGACCCCTACTCCCTCAACTCCCTGCACGCTCAGCCGCAGCCACAACACCCTGGCTGGCCGGGCCAGAGGCAAAGTCAGGAGAGCAGTTTGCTGCACCAGCACCGTGGCTTGCCCCATCAGCTCTGTAGGGAGTACCGTAGAGAAGTGCTCCTGCCGTCGGGCCACGGAATCGATACGGGACTCTCAGATTCTATCCCAATCCATGGAATACCTCACTCTTTAGAAGATGTTCAG CATGTTGAGGATCAAGGAATTCACATCCCAGATCAGACTGTAATTAAAAAAG GTCCAGTTTCTTTATCCAAGAACAACAACGTCTCCGCCATTCCGATAAATAAGGACGGTCTTTTTGGCGGTGTAGTAAACCCCAACGAGGTGTTCTGCTCTGTTCCGGGTCGCCTGTCTCTGCTCAGCTCCACATCAAAATACAAGGTCACGGTGGCGGAAGTGCAGAGACGCCTTTCGCCGCCTGAGTGCCTCAACGCGTCACTGCTGGGCGGGGTGCTGAGAAG GGCCAAGTCTAAGAATGGCGGAAGGTCCCTCAGAGAGAAATTGGATAAAATCGGATTAAATCTACCTGCTGGTAGACGCAAAGCCGCAAACGTTACCCTGCTGACGTCACTAGTCGAAG GCGAAGCCGTGCATCTTGCCAGAGATTTTGGTTACGTATGCGAGACTGAGTTTCCAGCCAAGGCAGTAGCTGAATATACAAACCGTCAGCACTCCGACCCAAACGAACAAGTCCAGAGGAAAAACATGTTATTGGCAACAAA GCAAATCTGCAAAGAATTCACAGACCTGCTTTCCCAGGACCGTACGCCCTTGGGGAATTCTCGACCACAACCTATTCTTGAGCCAGGGATTCAGAGTTGCTTGACCCATTTCAGTCTCATTTCTCACGGATTCGGGACCCCAGCCATGTGCGCGGCCCTCACCGCTCTCCAGAACTATCTGACCGAGGCGATTAAAGCCATGGACAAAATGTACCTGAACAACAACAGTCACTCAGACAGCGGCACTAAAGGCGGAGACAAAGACGAGAAGCACAGAAAGTGA
- the tfap2a gene encoding transcription factor AP-2-alpha isoform X2 yields MESEASETEVKNKGTWRADNRPLNSKNVPAEMPSAFAGFSHESEDRHDGTSNGTARLPQLGGVGQSPYSAPPLSHTPNSDFQPPYFPPPYQPIYPQSQDPYSHVNDPYSLNSLHAQPQPQHPGWPGQRQSQESSLLHQHRGLPHQLCREYRREVLLPSGHGIDTGLSDSIPIHGIPHSLEDVQHVEDQGIHIPDQTVIKKGPVSLSKNNNVSAIPINKDGLFGGVVNPNEVFCSVPGRLSLLSSTSKYKVTVAEVQRRLSPPECLNASLLGGVLRRAKSKNGGRSLREKLDKIGLNLPAGRRKAANVTLLTSLVEGEAVHLARDFGYVCETEFPAKAVAEYTNRQHSDPNEQVQRKNMLLATKQICKEFTDLLSQDRTPLGNSRPQPILEPGIQSCLTHFSLISHGFGTPAMCAALTALQNYLTEAIKAMDKMYLNNNSHSDSGTKGGDKDEKHRK; encoded by the exons GATCGTCACGACGGTACCAGCAATGGGACAGCCAGGCTACCTCAGCTGGGAGGCGTGGGCCAGTCTCCATATAGCGCCCCTCCACTCTCCCATACCCCAAACTCCGACTTCCAGCCACCGTACTTTCCTCCGCCCTACCAGCCAATCTACCCCCAGTCTCAGGACCCATACTCGCACGTCAACGACCCCTACTCCCTCAACTCCCTGCACGCTCAGCCGCAGCCACAACACCCTGGCTGGCCGGGCCAGAGGCAAAGTCAGGAGAGCAGTTTGCTGCACCAGCACCGTGGCTTGCCCCATCAGCTCTGTAGGGAGTACCGTAGAGAAGTGCTCCTGCCGTCGGGCCACGGAATCGATACGGGACTCTCAGATTCTATCCCAATCCATGGAATACCTCACTCTTTAGAAGATGTTCAG CATGTTGAGGATCAAGGAATTCACATCCCAGATCAGACTGTAATTAAAAAAG GTCCAGTTTCTTTATCCAAGAACAACAACGTCTCCGCCATTCCGATAAATAAGGACGGTCTTTTTGGCGGTGTAGTAAACCCCAACGAGGTGTTCTGCTCTGTTCCGGGTCGCCTGTCTCTGCTCAGCTCCACATCAAAATACAAGGTCACGGTGGCGGAAGTGCAGAGACGCCTTTCGCCGCCTGAGTGCCTCAACGCGTCACTGCTGGGCGGGGTGCTGAGAAG GGCCAAGTCTAAGAATGGCGGAAGGTCCCTCAGAGAGAAATTGGATAAAATCGGATTAAATCTACCTGCTGGTAGACGCAAAGCCGCAAACGTTACCCTGCTGACGTCACTAGTCGAAG GCGAAGCCGTGCATCTTGCCAGAGATTTTGGTTACGTATGCGAGACTGAGTTTCCAGCCAAGGCAGTAGCTGAATATACAAACCGTCAGCACTCCGACCCAAACGAACAAGTCCAGAGGAAAAACATGTTATTGGCAACAAA GCAAATCTGCAAAGAATTCACAGACCTGCTTTCCCAGGACCGTACGCCCTTGGGGAATTCTCGACCACAACCTATTCTTGAGCCAGGGATTCAGAGTTGCTTGACCCATTTCAGTCTCATTTCTCACGGATTCGGGACCCCAGCCATGTGCGCGGCCCTCACCGCTCTCCAGAACTATCTGACCGAGGCGATTAAAGCCATGGACAAAATGTACCTGAACAACAACAGTCACTCAGACAGCGGCACTAAAGGCGGAGACAAAGACGAGAAGCACAGAAAGTGA
- the tfap2a gene encoding transcription factor AP-2-alpha isoform X1, which yields MESEASETEVKNKGTWRADNRPLNSKNVPAEMPSAFAGFSHESEDRHDGTSNGTARLPQLGGVGQSPYSAPPLSHTPNSDFQPPYFPPPYQPIYPQSQDPYSHVNDPYSLNSLHAQPQPQHPGWPGQRQSQESSLLHQHRGLPHQLCREYRREVLLPSGHGIDTGLSDSIPIHGIPHSLEDVQVIQHYLHVEDQGIHIPDQTVIKKGPVSLSKNNNVSAIPINKDGLFGGVVNPNEVFCSVPGRLSLLSSTSKYKVTVAEVQRRLSPPECLNASLLGGVLRRAKSKNGGRSLREKLDKIGLNLPAGRRKAANVTLLTSLVEGEAVHLARDFGYVCETEFPAKAVAEYTNRQHSDPNEQVQRKNMLLATKQICKEFTDLLSQDRTPLGNSRPQPILEPGIQSCLTHFSLISHGFGTPAMCAALTALQNYLTEAIKAMDKMYLNNNSHSDSGTKGGDKDEKHRK from the exons GATCGTCACGACGGTACCAGCAATGGGACAGCCAGGCTACCTCAGCTGGGAGGCGTGGGCCAGTCTCCATATAGCGCCCCTCCACTCTCCCATACCCCAAACTCCGACTTCCAGCCACCGTACTTTCCTCCGCCCTACCAGCCAATCTACCCCCAGTCTCAGGACCCATACTCGCACGTCAACGACCCCTACTCCCTCAACTCCCTGCACGCTCAGCCGCAGCCACAACACCCTGGCTGGCCGGGCCAGAGGCAAAGTCAGGAGAGCAGTTTGCTGCACCAGCACCGTGGCTTGCCCCATCAGCTCTGTAGGGAGTACCGTAGAGAAGTGCTCCTGCCGTCGGGCCACGGAATCGATACGGGACTCTCAGATTCTATCCCAATCCATGGAATACCTCACTCTTTAGAAGATGTTCAGGTAATTCAGCATTATTTg CATGTTGAGGATCAAGGAATTCACATCCCAGATCAGACTGTAATTAAAAAAG GTCCAGTTTCTTTATCCAAGAACAACAACGTCTCCGCCATTCCGATAAATAAGGACGGTCTTTTTGGCGGTGTAGTAAACCCCAACGAGGTGTTCTGCTCTGTTCCGGGTCGCCTGTCTCTGCTCAGCTCCACATCAAAATACAAGGTCACGGTGGCGGAAGTGCAGAGACGCCTTTCGCCGCCTGAGTGCCTCAACGCGTCACTGCTGGGCGGGGTGCTGAGAAG GGCCAAGTCTAAGAATGGCGGAAGGTCCCTCAGAGAGAAATTGGATAAAATCGGATTAAATCTACCTGCTGGTAGACGCAAAGCCGCAAACGTTACCCTGCTGACGTCACTAGTCGAAG GCGAAGCCGTGCATCTTGCCAGAGATTTTGGTTACGTATGCGAGACTGAGTTTCCAGCCAAGGCAGTAGCTGAATATACAAACCGTCAGCACTCCGACCCAAACGAACAAGTCCAGAGGAAAAACATGTTATTGGCAACAAA GCAAATCTGCAAAGAATTCACAGACCTGCTTTCCCAGGACCGTACGCCCTTGGGGAATTCTCGACCACAACCTATTCTTGAGCCAGGGATTCAGAGTTGCTTGACCCATTTCAGTCTCATTTCTCACGGATTCGGGACCCCAGCCATGTGCGCGGCCCTCACCGCTCTCCAGAACTATCTGACCGAGGCGATTAAAGCCATGGACAAAATGTACCTGAACAACAACAGTCACTCAGACAGCGGCACTAAAGGCGGAGACAAAGACGAGAAGCACAGAAAGTGA
- the tfap2a gene encoding transcription factor AP-2-alpha isoform X7 gives MMSIMGKMGDWQDRHDGTSNGTARLPQLGGVGQSPYSAPPLSHTPNSDFQPPYFPPPYQPIYPQSQDPYSHVNDPYSLNSLHAQPQPQHPGWPGQRQSQESSLLHQHRGLPHQLCREYRREVLLPSGHGIDTGLSDSIPIHGIPHSLEDVQHVEDQGIHIPDQTVIKKGPVSLSKNNNVSAIPINKDGLFGGVVNPNEVFCSVPGRLSLLSSTSKYKVTVAEVQRRLSPPECLNASLLGGVLRRAKSKNGGRSLREKLDKIGLNLPAGRRKAANVTLLTSLVEGEAVHLARDFGYVCETEFPAKAVAEYTNRQHSDPNEQVQRKNMLLATKQICKEFTDLLSQDRTPLGNSRPQPILEPGIQSCLTHFSLISHGFGTPAMCAALTALQNYLTEAIKAMDKMYLNNNSHSDSGTKGGDKDEKHRK, from the exons GATCGTCACGACGGTACCAGCAATGGGACAGCCAGGCTACCTCAGCTGGGAGGCGTGGGCCAGTCTCCATATAGCGCCCCTCCACTCTCCCATACCCCAAACTCCGACTTCCAGCCACCGTACTTTCCTCCGCCCTACCAGCCAATCTACCCCCAGTCTCAGGACCCATACTCGCACGTCAACGACCCCTACTCCCTCAACTCCCTGCACGCTCAGCCGCAGCCACAACACCCTGGCTGGCCGGGCCAGAGGCAAAGTCAGGAGAGCAGTTTGCTGCACCAGCACCGTGGCTTGCCCCATCAGCTCTGTAGGGAGTACCGTAGAGAAGTGCTCCTGCCGTCGGGCCACGGAATCGATACGGGACTCTCAGATTCTATCCCAATCCATGGAATACCTCACTCTTTAGAAGATGTTCAG CATGTTGAGGATCAAGGAATTCACATCCCAGATCAGACTGTAATTAAAAAAG GTCCAGTTTCTTTATCCAAGAACAACAACGTCTCCGCCATTCCGATAAATAAGGACGGTCTTTTTGGCGGTGTAGTAAACCCCAACGAGGTGTTCTGCTCTGTTCCGGGTCGCCTGTCTCTGCTCAGCTCCACATCAAAATACAAGGTCACGGTGGCGGAAGTGCAGAGACGCCTTTCGCCGCCTGAGTGCCTCAACGCGTCACTGCTGGGCGGGGTGCTGAGAAG GGCCAAGTCTAAGAATGGCGGAAGGTCCCTCAGAGAGAAATTGGATAAAATCGGATTAAATCTACCTGCTGGTAGACGCAAAGCCGCAAACGTTACCCTGCTGACGTCACTAGTCGAAG GCGAAGCCGTGCATCTTGCCAGAGATTTTGGTTACGTATGCGAGACTGAGTTTCCAGCCAAGGCAGTAGCTGAATATACAAACCGTCAGCACTCCGACCCAAACGAACAAGTCCAGAGGAAAAACATGTTATTGGCAACAAA GCAAATCTGCAAAGAATTCACAGACCTGCTTTCCCAGGACCGTACGCCCTTGGGGAATTCTCGACCACAACCTATTCTTGAGCCAGGGATTCAGAGTTGCTTGACCCATTTCAGTCTCATTTCTCACGGATTCGGGACCCCAGCCATGTGCGCGGCCCTCACCGCTCTCCAGAACTATCTGACCGAGGCGATTAAAGCCATGGACAAAATGTACCTGAACAACAACAGTCACTCAGACAGCGGCACTAAAGGCGGAGACAAAGACGAGAAGCACAGAAAGTGA
- the tfap2a gene encoding transcription factor AP-2-alpha isoform X3 gives MKMLWKLTDNIKYEDCEDRHDGTSNGTARLPQLGGVGQSPYSAPPLSHTPNSDFQPPYFPPPYQPIYPQSQDPYSHVNDPYSLNSLHAQPQPQHPGWPGQRQSQESSLLHQHRGLPHQLCREYRREVLLPSGHGIDTGLSDSIPIHGIPHSLEDVQVIQHYLHVEDQGIHIPDQTVIKKGPVSLSKNNNVSAIPINKDGLFGGVVNPNEVFCSVPGRLSLLSSTSKYKVTVAEVQRRLSPPECLNASLLGGVLRRAKSKNGGRSLREKLDKIGLNLPAGRRKAANVTLLTSLVEGEAVHLARDFGYVCETEFPAKAVAEYTNRQHSDPNEQVQRKNMLLATKQICKEFTDLLSQDRTPLGNSRPQPILEPGIQSCLTHFSLISHGFGTPAMCAALTALQNYLTEAIKAMDKMYLNNNSHSDSGTKGGDKDEKHRK, from the exons GATCGTCACGACGGTACCAGCAATGGGACAGCCAGGCTACCTCAGCTGGGAGGCGTGGGCCAGTCTCCATATAGCGCCCCTCCACTCTCCCATACCCCAAACTCCGACTTCCAGCCACCGTACTTTCCTCCGCCCTACCAGCCAATCTACCCCCAGTCTCAGGACCCATACTCGCACGTCAACGACCCCTACTCCCTCAACTCCCTGCACGCTCAGCCGCAGCCACAACACCCTGGCTGGCCGGGCCAGAGGCAAAGTCAGGAGAGCAGTTTGCTGCACCAGCACCGTGGCTTGCCCCATCAGCTCTGTAGGGAGTACCGTAGAGAAGTGCTCCTGCCGTCGGGCCACGGAATCGATACGGGACTCTCAGATTCTATCCCAATCCATGGAATACCTCACTCTTTAGAAGATGTTCAGGTAATTCAGCATTATTTg CATGTTGAGGATCAAGGAATTCACATCCCAGATCAGACTGTAATTAAAAAAG GTCCAGTTTCTTTATCCAAGAACAACAACGTCTCCGCCATTCCGATAAATAAGGACGGTCTTTTTGGCGGTGTAGTAAACCCCAACGAGGTGTTCTGCTCTGTTCCGGGTCGCCTGTCTCTGCTCAGCTCCACATCAAAATACAAGGTCACGGTGGCGGAAGTGCAGAGACGCCTTTCGCCGCCTGAGTGCCTCAACGCGTCACTGCTGGGCGGGGTGCTGAGAAG GGCCAAGTCTAAGAATGGCGGAAGGTCCCTCAGAGAGAAATTGGATAAAATCGGATTAAATCTACCTGCTGGTAGACGCAAAGCCGCAAACGTTACCCTGCTGACGTCACTAGTCGAAG GCGAAGCCGTGCATCTTGCCAGAGATTTTGGTTACGTATGCGAGACTGAGTTTCCAGCCAAGGCAGTAGCTGAATATACAAACCGTCAGCACTCCGACCCAAACGAACAAGTCCAGAGGAAAAACATGTTATTGGCAACAAA GCAAATCTGCAAAGAATTCACAGACCTGCTTTCCCAGGACCGTACGCCCTTGGGGAATTCTCGACCACAACCTATTCTTGAGCCAGGGATTCAGAGTTGCTTGACCCATTTCAGTCTCATTTCTCACGGATTCGGGACCCCAGCCATGTGCGCGGCCCTCACCGCTCTCCAGAACTATCTGACCGAGGCGATTAAAGCCATGGACAAAATGTACCTGAACAACAACAGTCACTCAGACAGCGGCACTAAAGGCGGAGACAAAGACGAGAAGCACAGAAAGTGA
- the tfap2a gene encoding transcription factor AP-2-alpha isoform X6 translates to MLVHSFSAMDRHDGTSNGTARLPQLGGVGQSPYSAPPLSHTPNSDFQPPYFPPPYQPIYPQSQDPYSHVNDPYSLNSLHAQPQPQHPGWPGQRQSQESSLLHQHRGLPHQLCREYRREVLLPSGHGIDTGLSDSIPIHGIPHSLEDVQVIQHYLHVEDQGIHIPDQTVIKKGPVSLSKNNNVSAIPINKDGLFGGVVNPNEVFCSVPGRLSLLSSTSKYKVTVAEVQRRLSPPECLNASLLGGVLRRAKSKNGGRSLREKLDKIGLNLPAGRRKAANVTLLTSLVEGEAVHLARDFGYVCETEFPAKAVAEYTNRQHSDPNEQVQRKNMLLATKQICKEFTDLLSQDRTPLGNSRPQPILEPGIQSCLTHFSLISHGFGTPAMCAALTALQNYLTEAIKAMDKMYLNNNSHSDSGTKGGDKDEKHRK, encoded by the exons GATCGTCACGACGGTACCAGCAATGGGACAGCCAGGCTACCTCAGCTGGGAGGCGTGGGCCAGTCTCCATATAGCGCCCCTCCACTCTCCCATACCCCAAACTCCGACTTCCAGCCACCGTACTTTCCTCCGCCCTACCAGCCAATCTACCCCCAGTCTCAGGACCCATACTCGCACGTCAACGACCCCTACTCCCTCAACTCCCTGCACGCTCAGCCGCAGCCACAACACCCTGGCTGGCCGGGCCAGAGGCAAAGTCAGGAGAGCAGTTTGCTGCACCAGCACCGTGGCTTGCCCCATCAGCTCTGTAGGGAGTACCGTAGAGAAGTGCTCCTGCCGTCGGGCCACGGAATCGATACGGGACTCTCAGATTCTATCCCAATCCATGGAATACCTCACTCTTTAGAAGATGTTCAGGTAATTCAGCATTATTTg CATGTTGAGGATCAAGGAATTCACATCCCAGATCAGACTGTAATTAAAAAAG GTCCAGTTTCTTTATCCAAGAACAACAACGTCTCCGCCATTCCGATAAATAAGGACGGTCTTTTTGGCGGTGTAGTAAACCCCAACGAGGTGTTCTGCTCTGTTCCGGGTCGCCTGTCTCTGCTCAGCTCCACATCAAAATACAAGGTCACGGTGGCGGAAGTGCAGAGACGCCTTTCGCCGCCTGAGTGCCTCAACGCGTCACTGCTGGGCGGGGTGCTGAGAAG GGCCAAGTCTAAGAATGGCGGAAGGTCCCTCAGAGAGAAATTGGATAAAATCGGATTAAATCTACCTGCTGGTAGACGCAAAGCCGCAAACGTTACCCTGCTGACGTCACTAGTCGAAG GCGAAGCCGTGCATCTTGCCAGAGATTTTGGTTACGTATGCGAGACTGAGTTTCCAGCCAAGGCAGTAGCTGAATATACAAACCGTCAGCACTCCGACCCAAACGAACAAGTCCAGAGGAAAAACATGTTATTGGCAACAAA GCAAATCTGCAAAGAATTCACAGACCTGCTTTCCCAGGACCGTACGCCCTTGGGGAATTCTCGACCACAACCTATTCTTGAGCCAGGGATTCAGAGTTGCTTGACCCATTTCAGTCTCATTTCTCACGGATTCGGGACCCCAGCCATGTGCGCGGCCCTCACCGCTCTCCAGAACTATCTGACCGAGGCGATTAAAGCCATGGACAAAATGTACCTGAACAACAACAGTCACTCAGACAGCGGCACTAAAGGCGGAGACAAAGACGAGAAGCACAGAAAGTGA
- the tfap2a gene encoding transcription factor AP-2-alpha isoform X8, with protein MLVHSFSAMDRHDGTSNGTARLPQLGGVGQSPYSAPPLSHTPNSDFQPPYFPPPYQPIYPQSQDPYSHVNDPYSLNSLHAQPQPQHPGWPGQRQSQESSLLHQHRGLPHQLCREYRREVLLPSGHGIDTGLSDSIPIHGIPHSLEDVQHVEDQGIHIPDQTVIKKGPVSLSKNNNVSAIPINKDGLFGGVVNPNEVFCSVPGRLSLLSSTSKYKVTVAEVQRRLSPPECLNASLLGGVLRRAKSKNGGRSLREKLDKIGLNLPAGRRKAANVTLLTSLVEGEAVHLARDFGYVCETEFPAKAVAEYTNRQHSDPNEQVQRKNMLLATKQICKEFTDLLSQDRTPLGNSRPQPILEPGIQSCLTHFSLISHGFGTPAMCAALTALQNYLTEAIKAMDKMYLNNNSHSDSGTKGGDKDEKHRK; from the exons GATCGTCACGACGGTACCAGCAATGGGACAGCCAGGCTACCTCAGCTGGGAGGCGTGGGCCAGTCTCCATATAGCGCCCCTCCACTCTCCCATACCCCAAACTCCGACTTCCAGCCACCGTACTTTCCTCCGCCCTACCAGCCAATCTACCCCCAGTCTCAGGACCCATACTCGCACGTCAACGACCCCTACTCCCTCAACTCCCTGCACGCTCAGCCGCAGCCACAACACCCTGGCTGGCCGGGCCAGAGGCAAAGTCAGGAGAGCAGTTTGCTGCACCAGCACCGTGGCTTGCCCCATCAGCTCTGTAGGGAGTACCGTAGAGAAGTGCTCCTGCCGTCGGGCCACGGAATCGATACGGGACTCTCAGATTCTATCCCAATCCATGGAATACCTCACTCTTTAGAAGATGTTCAG CATGTTGAGGATCAAGGAATTCACATCCCAGATCAGACTGTAATTAAAAAAG GTCCAGTTTCTTTATCCAAGAACAACAACGTCTCCGCCATTCCGATAAATAAGGACGGTCTTTTTGGCGGTGTAGTAAACCCCAACGAGGTGTTCTGCTCTGTTCCGGGTCGCCTGTCTCTGCTCAGCTCCACATCAAAATACAAGGTCACGGTGGCGGAAGTGCAGAGACGCCTTTCGCCGCCTGAGTGCCTCAACGCGTCACTGCTGGGCGGGGTGCTGAGAAG GGCCAAGTCTAAGAATGGCGGAAGGTCCCTCAGAGAGAAATTGGATAAAATCGGATTAAATCTACCTGCTGGTAGACGCAAAGCCGCAAACGTTACCCTGCTGACGTCACTAGTCGAAG GCGAAGCCGTGCATCTTGCCAGAGATTTTGGTTACGTATGCGAGACTGAGTTTCCAGCCAAGGCAGTAGCTGAATATACAAACCGTCAGCACTCCGACCCAAACGAACAAGTCCAGAGGAAAAACATGTTATTGGCAACAAA GCAAATCTGCAAAGAATTCACAGACCTGCTTTCCCAGGACCGTACGCCCTTGGGGAATTCTCGACCACAACCTATTCTTGAGCCAGGGATTCAGAGTTGCTTGACCCATTTCAGTCTCATTTCTCACGGATTCGGGACCCCAGCCATGTGCGCGGCCCTCACCGCTCTCCAGAACTATCTGACCGAGGCGATTAAAGCCATGGACAAAATGTACCTGAACAACAACAGTCACTCAGACAGCGGCACTAAAGGCGGAGACAAAGACGAGAAGCACAGAAAGTGA